The proteins below come from a single Afipia felis ATCC 53690 genomic window:
- a CDS encoding MarR family winged helix-turn-helix transcriptional regulator, translated as MIRRPSTEATEAWLRLMRVRSCVLDAVEQDLKKAGFPPLAWYDALLELSRAPGGELRPVELEKQMLLPQYSTSRLIERLVDEGLATRRECKKDKRGLFVEISDAGRDLQKRMGEAYSVAIERHVGSKLSDADAARLCGLLDRLGCCAQTSPSDAKEAAS; from the coding sequence ATGATACGCCGCCCGTCCACCGAGGCGACGGAGGCGTGGCTGCGTCTGATGCGGGTGCGCAGTTGCGTGCTGGACGCCGTCGAGCAGGATCTGAAGAAGGCGGGGTTTCCGCCGCTCGCCTGGTATGATGCGCTGCTCGAATTGTCACGCGCGCCCGGCGGCGAGCTGCGGCCGGTCGAACTCGAAAAGCAGATGCTGCTGCCGCAATATTCCACCTCGCGGCTGATCGAACGTCTGGTCGATGAAGGGCTTGCGACCCGGCGCGAGTGCAAGAAGGACAAGCGCGGCCTGTTCGTCGAGATTTCCGACGCCGGGCGCGATCTGCAAAAGAGAATGGGGGAGGCTTATTCCGTCGCGATCGAGCGCCACGTCGGCTCTAAGCTGTCGGACGCGGACGCCGCAAGGTTATGCGGTCTGCTCGATCGTCTGGGCTGCTGTGCCCAGACATCGCCATCCGATGCGAAGGAAGCAGCGTCTTAA
- the lepB gene encoding signal peptidase I has protein sequence MTTTTTPAKPQRGWTRALGEIVAAFLVVMAAKAALAEPFYVPSASMEPTLLIGDALLATKFSYGYGTASLPLNISVPTSGRVFGNLPERGDVVVFRWPGDTSQAWVKRVIGLPGDRVQMRDGRLWLNGKPVPVSADGFGDAENEDGGTLPAARYTETLPGGHSHTFFKLRTHGALDNTDEVTVPSGELFVMGDNRDNSADSRVPVAEGGVGLLPVDNLVGRVDTVIGSWDIAAKRQPIWNWPSGLRLSRTFSSVQ, from the coding sequence ATGACAACGACGACCACACCGGCGAAACCGCAACGCGGATGGACACGCGCGCTTGGCGAGATCGTGGCTGCCTTCCTCGTCGTGATGGCGGCGAAAGCAGCACTGGCCGAGCCCTTCTACGTGCCCTCCGCCTCGATGGAACCCACGCTTTTGATCGGCGATGCGCTGCTCGCGACGAAGTTCTCTTACGGCTATGGCACCGCATCGTTGCCGTTGAACATCTCTGTGCCGACGAGCGGTCGGGTGTTCGGCAACCTGCCCGAGCGCGGCGATGTCGTGGTTTTCCGCTGGCCGGGCGACACGTCGCAGGCGTGGGTGAAACGCGTGATCGGCTTGCCAGGCGACCGGGTGCAGATGCGCGACGGACGGCTGTGGCTCAACGGCAAGCCCGTGCCGGTGTCCGCCGACGGCTTCGGCGACGCCGAGAACGAAGACGGCGGCACGCTGCCTGCGGCACGCTACACCGAGACGCTGCCCGGTGGACACAGCCACACCTTCTTCAAGCTGCGCACCCACGGCGCGCTCGACAACACCGATGAAGTCACGGTGCCATCCGGCGAACTCTTCGTGATGGGCGACAACCGCGACAATTCCGCTGACAGCCGCGTGCCGGTGGCGGAAGGCGGCGTCGGGCTGCTGCCGGTCGACAATCTGGTCGGTCGCGTCGACACCGTGATCGGCTCATGGGACATCGCCGCCAAGCGACAGCCGATCTGGAACTGGCCATCGGGCCTGCGCCTGTCGCGAACGTTTTCGTCGGTGCAGTGA
- a CDS encoding invasion associated locus B family protein, with protein sequence MKFVDKPGIPAARLRGTLAALILAVCALGFASTTPVYAQGAVKSVSGDWQIRCDTPAGAQTEQCALIQSVVAEDRANAGLTVIILKTADQKNKLMRVVAPLGVLLPSGLGLKLDDKDVGRAGFVRCLPNGCVAEIVMDDKLLDQLKTAKTATFIIFETPEEGIGFPLSLKGLSEGYAKLP encoded by the coding sequence ATGAAATTTGTCGACAAGCCCGGCATTCCTGCCGCCCGCCTGCGGGGCACCCTCGCCGCCCTGATCCTGGCGGTCTGCGCCCTCGGTTTCGCCAGTACGACACCGGTTTACGCGCAAGGCGCGGTCAAATCGGTCAGCGGCGACTGGCAGATCCGCTGCGACACTCCGGCGGGCGCCCAGACCGAACAATGCGCGCTGATCCAGAGCGTGGTGGCGGAGGATCGCGCCAATGCCGGGCTGACGGTCATCATTCTCAAAACAGCCGATCAGAAAAACAAATTGATGCGCGTGGTCGCACCTCTCGGCGTGCTCCTCCCCTCCGGTCTCGGATTGAAGCTCGACGACAAGGACGTCGGCCGCGCCGGTTTCGTGCGCTGTCTGCCGAACGGATGCGTCGCCGAAATCGTGATGGACGACAAGCTGCTTGACCAGCTCAAGACCGCGAAAACCGCGACATTCATCATTTTCGAGACGCCCGAGGAAGGCATCGGCTTCCCGCTCAGTCTCAAAGGTCTGAGCGAAGGTTACGCCAAACTACCGTAA
- the tldD gene encoding metalloprotease TldD, translated as MTQPQSTSLIDRAGLDRDDVRKEIIRGLGGADDGELFMEYRQSEGLAFDNGRLKQATYDTAQGFGLRAVKDDAVGYAHSSDMSLSAIARAADAVAAVRGGYSGTFASPPPHTNVRLYGDANPLDGEAFETKVKLLAEIDAYVREKDPRVRQVSVSLGATWQVVEIVRPDGESYRDIRPLVRVNVSVVAGSGDRQETGSQGYGGREGYTRFIETKAWRTAADAAIRQALLNLEAVPAPAGEMDVVLGPGWPGVMLHEAVGHGLEGDFNRKETSAFAGLMGQQVAAKGVTVVDDGTIAARRGSLSIDDEGTPTNRTLLIEDGILVGYMQDRQNARLMKMKPTGNGRRESYAHVPMPRMTNTYMLAGERDPAEILASVKNGIYAVNFGGGQVDITSGKYVFQCTEAYRIENGKIGAPLKGAMLIGNGPTDLHRISMIGNDLELDAGIGTCGKNGQGVPVGVGQPTLRMDRITVGGTGA; from the coding sequence ATGACCCAACCCCAGTCCACCTCCCTGATCGACCGCGCCGGGCTCGACCGCGACGATGTCCGCAAGGAAATCATCCGCGGCCTCGGTGGTGCCGACGACGGCGAACTGTTCATGGAATACCGCCAGTCGGAAGGTCTCGCGTTCGACAACGGTCGCCTCAAGCAGGCCACCTATGACACCGCACAGGGCTTCGGCCTGCGCGCCGTGAAGGACGACGCGGTCGGCTACGCTCATTCCTCCGATATGTCGCTGTCGGCAATCGCGCGGGCAGCCGACGCCGTCGCGGCGGTCCGTGGCGGCTATTCCGGCACCTTCGCAAGCCCGCCGCCCCACACCAACGTACGATTGTACGGCGACGCCAACCCGCTCGACGGCGAAGCTTTCGAGACCAAGGTGAAGCTGCTCGCCGAGATCGACGCCTATGTCCGCGAGAAGGACCCGCGCGTGCGTCAGGTTTCGGTCAGCCTGGGCGCAACCTGGCAGGTGGTGGAGATCGTGCGTCCGGACGGCGAGAGCTATCGCGACATCCGCCCGCTCGTGCGCGTCAACGTATCGGTGGTCGCCGGTTCCGGCGACCGGCAGGAAACCGGCAGCCAGGGCTATGGCGGGCGCGAGGGTTATACGCGCTTCATCGAGACCAAGGCGTGGCGGACCGCCGCCGACGCTGCGATCCGTCAGGCGCTGCTCAATCTGGAAGCGGTGCCTGCGCCCGCGGGCGAAATGGATGTCGTGCTCGGCCCCGGCTGGCCCGGCGTGATGCTGCATGAAGCGGTCGGCCACGGCCTCGAGGGCGATTTCAACCGCAAGGAGACCTCGGCCTTCGCGGGCCTGATGGGCCAGCAGGTCGCCGCCAAGGGCGTCACCGTGGTCGATGACGGCACCATCGCGGCGCGGCGCGGATCGCTGTCGATCGATGACGAAGGCACGCCCACCAACCGAACCTTGCTGATCGAGGACGGCATTCTCGTCGGCTACATGCAGGACCGGCAGAACGCGCGGCTGATGAAGATGAAGCCGACCGGCAACGGCAGGCGCGAATCTTACGCCCACGTGCCGATGCCGCGCATGACCAACACCTACATGCTGGCAGGCGAGCGCGACCCGGCGGAGATTCTCGCCTCGGTGAAGAACGGCATCTACGCGGTGAATTTCGGCGGCGGACAGGTCGACATCACCTCGGGCAAATATGTCTTCCAGTGCACCGAGGCCTACAGGATCGAGAACGGCAAGATCGGCGCCCCGCTGAAGGGCGCGATGCTGATCGGCAACGGCCCGACCGACCTGCACCGCATCTCGATGATCGGCAACGATCTCGAACTCGATGCGGGAATCGGGACTTGCGGCAAGAACGGACAGGGCGTGCCGGTCGGCGTCGGCCAGCCGACCCTGCGGATGGATCGCATCACCGTGGGCGGAACAGGCGCATGA
- a CDS encoding PAN domain-containing protein, with protein MSVFHTFRCLFLRPAQLLAIFALAAVLMPLTMPSPAHAQANFDRPGGDYAHSEILSGDPAACALACERDRRCRSWSFNYPTAKRDSAICWLKSGVPRRTADTCCVSGVRGAGVVELRNRKIEIATDRFGGDYRSISVPADTEGDHCKAACEADNRCRAWTYARPGYVGRDARCYLKDRIKPPRRKPGFISGVVR; from the coding sequence ATGTCTGTATTTCATACTTTCAGATGTTTGTTCCTGCGGCCCGCGCAGCTTCTGGCGATTTTTGCCTTGGCTGCGGTGCTGATGCCTTTGACGATGCCGTCACCCGCTCACGCCCAGGCCAATTTCGACCGCCCCGGTGGGGATTACGCGCATTCGGAAATTCTGTCCGGCGATCCGGCAGCCTGCGCGCTCGCCTGCGAGCGGGACCGGCGCTGCCGTTCATGGAGCTTCAACTATCCGACCGCCAAGCGTGACAGCGCGATCTGCTGGCTGAAGAGCGGCGTGCCGCGTCGCACCGCGGACACCTGCTGCGTCTCGGGCGTGCGAGGTGCCGGCGTCGTCGAATTACGCAACCGCAAGATCGAGATCGCCACCGATCGTTTTGGCGGCGACTATCGCAGCATTTCGGTGCCGGCCGATACCGAAGGCGATCACTGCAAGGCGGCGTGTGAGGCCGACAACCGCTGCCGCGCGTGGACCTACGCGCGACCCGGTTATGTCGGCCGTGATGCACGCTGCTATCTGAAGGATCGCATCAAGCCGCCACGGCGCAAGCCGGGATTCATCTCCGGCGTGGTGCGTTAA
- a CDS encoding glutamate--cysteine ligase has product MARDQIDMTPLDSRDALVGWLEEGSKPKSEFKIGTEHEKTPFTLKGHRPVPYEGPRGIGTLLEGMRLLLGWEPIMERGNSIGLYDVTGGGAISLEPGGQFELSGAPLDNIHQTSVELAAHLAQVREVAEPLGIGFLGLGMTPSWSREDIPAMPKGRYGIMTRYMPTVGRYGLDMMYRTCTVQANLDFSSEADMVKKLRVSLALQPIATALFANSPFTEGKPNGFLSFRSEIWRDTDNARAGMIPWAFEDGMGFERWVDYALDVPMYFVKRGDDYIDVSGSSFRDFFEGRNPKFPGEKPTLSDWANHLSTIFPEVRLKRYLEMRGADGVPLQQLPALPAFWAGLLYDDVSLDAAWDIAREWDTATRQAMRDAVPRLGFKTPVGKRYIFEVARECLVLAHAGLRRRARVDHLGRDESRFLEPLDRIIDAGRTPAEEMLTKFNGVWGGSVDPVYDAYAF; this is encoded by the coding sequence ATGGCGCGTGACCAGATTGATATGACCCCGCTCGATTCGCGCGATGCGCTGGTCGGATGGCTCGAAGAGGGCAGCAAGCCCAAGTCCGAATTCAAGATCGGCACCGAGCACGAGAAGACGCCGTTTACATTGAAGGGGCATCGCCCCGTCCCCTACGAAGGCCCGCGCGGCATCGGTACGTTGCTGGAAGGCATGCGCCTCCTGCTCGGCTGGGAGCCGATCATGGAGCGCGGCAACAGCATCGGTTTGTACGATGTGACCGGCGGCGGCGCGATTTCGCTCGAGCCAGGCGGGCAGTTTGAATTGTCGGGCGCGCCGCTCGACAACATCCATCAGACCTCGGTGGAATTGGCCGCGCATCTCGCGCAGGTGCGCGAAGTCGCCGAGCCGCTTGGCATCGGCTTTCTGGGTCTCGGCATGACGCCATCATGGTCGCGCGAAGATATCCCGGCGATGCCGAAGGGCCGCTACGGCATCATGACGCGTTACATGCCGACGGTCGGCCGCTACGGCCTCGACATGATGTACCGGACCTGCACCGTACAGGCCAATCTCGACTTCTCATCGGAAGCCGACATGGTGAAGAAGCTGCGCGTGTCATTGGCGCTGCAGCCGATCGCGACGGCGCTGTTCGCCAACTCGCCCTTCACTGAAGGCAAGCCCAACGGCTTTCTCTCCTTCCGCTCGGAAATCTGGCGCGACACCGACAACGCCCGTGCGGGCATGATCCCGTGGGCGTTCGAGGACGGCATGGGATTTGAGCGCTGGGTCGATTACGCGCTCGACGTGCCGATGTATTTCGTCAAGCGCGGCGACGATTACATCGATGTCTCGGGCTCTTCCTTCCGCGATTTTTTCGAAGGCAGGAATCCGAAGTTTCCGGGTGAGAAGCCGACGTTGTCGGACTGGGCCAATCATCTGTCGACGATCTTTCCCGAGGTGCGCCTGAAGCGTTACCTGGAAATGCGTGGCGCCGACGGCGTGCCGCTGCAGCAATTGCCGGCGCTGCCGGCGTTCTGGGCGGGCCTGCTCTATGACGACGTCAGCCTCGACGCGGCGTGGGATATCGCTCGGGAATGGGATACCGCAACGCGTCAAGCCATGCGCGATGCCGTGCCGCGCCTCGGCTTCAAGACGCCTGTCGGCAAGCGCTACATTTTCGAAGTGGCACGCGAATGCCTGGTGCTGGCACACGCAGGTCTGCGTCGCCGCGCCCGTGTTGATCATCTGGGCCGCGACGAATCACGATTCCTCGAGCCGCTCGATCGGATTATCGACGCCGGGCGTACTCCGGCGGAGGAAATGTTGACAAAATTTAATGGGGTCTGGGGCGGCTCTGTCGATCCAGTCTATGACGCCTACGCTTTTTAG
- the coxB gene encoding cytochrome c oxidase subunit II, giving the protein MKLSRGWMSRGLKGIGVVAATFVMSGVAMAAEVMGQPQEWEMHLQRAATPVMENIIWFHDFLLWLISAIVLFVLVLLLIVIFKFNAKANPVASKTTHHTLIEVVWTIVPVLILVGISVPSFRLLFTELDIPKSDLTIKATGKQWYWTYSYPDNGKFEFDSLMATDKQPRLLAVDNEVVVPVNKVVRVQVIGADVIHSFAVPAFGIKIDAVPGRLNETWFKAEHTGMFYGQCSELCGKDHAYMPIAIRVVTDEEFQKWVAEAQKKFASARNSTFASIEAAAH; this is encoded by the coding sequence ATGAAGTTGTCGAGGGGCTGGATGAGCCGCGGATTGAAGGGGATTGGCGTCGTCGCCGCGACCTTTGTCATGAGCGGCGTGGCGATGGCAGCCGAAGTCATGGGGCAACCTCAGGAATGGGAGATGCATCTCCAGAGGGCTGCGACGCCGGTGATGGAGAACATCATCTGGTTCCACGATTTCCTGCTCTGGCTGATCTCCGCCATTGTCCTCTTCGTTCTCGTCCTTCTCCTCATCGTCATCTTCAAGTTCAACGCCAAGGCCAACCCGGTCGCGTCCAAGACCACGCATCACACGCTGATCGAAGTTGTCTGGACCATCGTTCCGGTGCTGATCCTTGTCGGCATCTCGGTGCCGTCGTTCCGCCTTCTGTTCACCGAGCTGGACATTCCGAAGTCCGATCTCACGATCAAGGCCACCGGCAAGCAGTGGTACTGGACCTACTCTTATCCCGATAACGGCAAGTTCGAGTTCGACTCGCTGATGGCGACTGACAAGCAGCCGCGCCTTCTGGCGGTGGATAACGAGGTGGTGGTGCCGGTGAACAAGGTGGTTCGCGTCCAGGTGATCGGCGCCGACGTCATCCACTCCTTCGCGGTTCCCGCCTTTGGCATCAAGATCGACGCCGTTCCGGGCCGTCTCAACGAAACCTGGTTCAAGGCCGAACACACCGGCATGTTTTACGGCCAGTGCTCCGAGCTTTGCGGCAAGGATCACGCCTATATGCCGATTGCTATCCGCGTCGTGACCGACGAGGAATTCCAGAAGTGGGTTGCCGAAGCACAGAAGAAGTTCGCTTCCGCCCGCAACAGCACTTTCGCCTCAATCGAGGCTGCCGCGCACTGA